A window from Rhizosphaericola mali encodes these proteins:
- a CDS encoding efflux RND transporter permease subunit, with product MEHKKSNMIDWCLQHKAVPLSVAFILVILGFYGLRHMSRNEFPEFTIRQGLVIGSYPGASSSQVEEQLTTKVEKYLFSFNEVNKAKTYSYSRDGLMYIFVEVSEHINDADTKIFWNKLKNGLLVYQQTSLPKEVRGIMVNSDFGATSAVLLAVQSKTRPYKDLQKQVDDIEDRLRQIPAVAKISHSGDQEQQIGIYVDNNKLIQYGVSIGSLMQVLNKEGAIAPGGELKGKTIDRPIYLSTFYKSASDLPEQIIKSDNQGNVIKLKDVATIKPEYPKPTSFVTTNGVKSIVISMEMVPGKNIVEFGEKVDEKLDAIKKQIPSDIILTKLANQPVVVDESISHFMKEFAFALIGVVIVAMLLLPFSIASVAAATIPITIACTLAIMYLFGIELDTVTLAALIVVLGIVVDDPIVVIDNHVEKLDAKMSLKDAAISSAKELFPSVFTATLAISATFAPLIFFMTGTARDFISTFPLVIIIALTLSLIISMVIVPFFNTKFIKKGLHKEGKKKKSSLDYVQDFFNKHINNAIEHWGITLVLGILAVLGGLFMMAKLPQMLFPKVERNQLAIEIYLPNGYSLNQTDSVVKKMETIMSKDNRIESYASFIGTSSPRFHTLYAPNLPAKNYAQILVNTTSEETTEDVLADYEKNYSNRYPDAYIRMKQLTMVNAQAPIEIRLFGYNIDTLKAFGGKISAIADSIPYVTWVRTDYENLLSSVDLDIKKDDASRIGISKEDISNTVAMNMEGIDATTVWDGDYSIPVKLKTANTDSAHLGSLLDLSVVSQQTKTVVPLRMVANLKSTWNQGQIAHRNGMKTLTVRVDINKDKVPEDILKQIQTRMKNLVTPNDVTIGYGGEHELQEENMGPMGLSLLMSIIIITLILIWHFKSVKHAMLSITTMPLALFGASGGLLLMGYPFGFTSFIGLLALCGIVVRNGIILIDFADEMRFVEGMSVKQAAIHSAERRMRPIFLTSSAAAVGVIPMIISRSTLWGPLGTVICFGLIGAMIFTLFVLPVLYWLFFRKEEAQNDEANSNAVLVSE from the coding sequence ATGGAGCATAAAAAAAGTAATATGATAGATTGGTGTTTACAGCACAAGGCTGTTCCATTATCTGTCGCATTTATATTAGTAATACTGGGCTTTTATGGATTAAGACATATGTCCAGAAATGAATTTCCCGAATTTACAATTCGTCAGGGTTTAGTTATCGGTTCTTATCCAGGAGCTTCTTCTAGTCAAGTCGAGGAACAATTGACCACTAAAGTAGAAAAATATTTATTTAGTTTTAATGAAGTAAATAAAGCTAAAACATATTCCTACTCTAGGGATGGGTTGATGTATATTTTCGTGGAAGTATCAGAACATATTAATGATGCAGATACTAAAATATTTTGGAATAAGTTGAAAAATGGACTGCTGGTTTATCAACAAACCTCTTTGCCTAAGGAGGTTCGAGGTATTATGGTAAATAGTGATTTTGGTGCTACTTCCGCTGTATTATTAGCTGTGCAGTCCAAAACTCGACCATATAAAGATTTGCAAAAACAGGTTGATGATATCGAAGATCGATTGAGGCAAATACCCGCTGTGGCAAAAATTTCTCATTCTGGAGATCAAGAGCAGCAAATTGGAATATATGTAGATAATAACAAATTGATTCAATACGGCGTATCAATTGGATCTTTGATGCAGGTTTTGAATAAGGAAGGTGCAATTGCGCCTGGTGGCGAGTTGAAAGGAAAAACGATAGATCGTCCAATCTACTTATCAACTTTTTATAAATCCGCGAGCGATTTACCCGAACAAATAATTAAAAGTGACAATCAAGGAAATGTCATTAAGTTGAAAGATGTTGCTACTATCAAACCTGAATACCCCAAACCAACAAGCTTTGTAACTACAAATGGAGTTAAAAGTATTGTTATTTCCATGGAAATGGTTCCAGGAAAAAACATAGTTGAATTTGGAGAAAAAGTAGACGAAAAATTAGATGCTATTAAAAAACAAATTCCTAGTGATATTATTCTAACGAAATTGGCAAATCAACCTGTCGTTGTTGATGAGTCGATATCGCATTTTATGAAGGAATTTGCGTTTGCATTGATTGGCGTTGTTATCGTTGCGATGTTGTTACTTCCATTTTCCATTGCGAGTGTGGCTGCTGCGACTATTCCTATTACGATTGCTTGTACTTTGGCAATTATGTATTTATTTGGGATAGAATTAGATACGGTTACTTTGGCTGCATTGATTGTAGTGTTAGGTATTGTAGTAGATGATCCGATTGTCGTCATAGATAATCATGTGGAGAAATTAGATGCCAAAATGAGTTTGAAAGATGCTGCAATTTCTAGTGCCAAAGAATTATTTCCCTCGGTATTTACTGCGACGCTAGCCATCTCTGCAACCTTTGCTCCGCTGATATTTTTCATGACAGGTACTGCAAGAGATTTTATTAGTACATTTCCTTTAGTGATCATCATTGCATTGACTTTATCCTTGATCATTTCTATGGTTATCGTTCCTTTTTTCAATACTAAATTCATCAAAAAAGGTTTACATAAAGAAGGCAAAAAGAAAAAAAGTTCATTGGATTATGTACAAGATTTTTTCAATAAACATATAAATAATGCCATTGAACATTGGGGCATTACTCTAGTCCTCGGAATCTTAGCAGTATTAGGTGGTTTATTTATGATGGCAAAATTACCTCAAATGCTTTTCCCTAAAGTGGAGAGAAACCAATTAGCTATTGAGATATATTTACCGAATGGTTATAGTTTGAATCAGACAGATAGTGTAGTGAAAAAGATGGAAACTATCATGTCAAAGGATAATCGAATAGAATCCTATGCAAGCTTTATTGGTACGAGTTCTCCAAGATTTCATACTCTATATGCGCCAAATCTTCCTGCAAAAAACTATGCTCAGATTCTTGTAAATACAACGTCGGAAGAAACGACAGAAGACGTTTTGGCGGATTATGAAAAAAATTATAGTAATCGCTATCCTGATGCATATATCAGAATGAAACAATTGACCATGGTCAATGCGCAGGCTCCTATTGAGATTCGATTATTTGGATATAATATAGATACTTTAAAAGCTTTTGGTGGTAAGATTTCTGCTATTGCAGACTCTATTCCTTATGTAACTTGGGTGCGAACAGACTATGAAAATTTATTGTCTAGTGTAGATTTGGATATAAAGAAAGATGATGCCTCTCGGATCGGTATTTCTAAAGAAGATATTTCTAATACGGTTGCGATGAATATGGAAGGTATCGATGCCACCACAGTATGGGATGGTGATTATTCTATCCCCGTAAAATTAAAAACTGCGAATACCGATAGTGCGCATTTGGGTAGTTTGTTAGATTTATCTGTGGTAAGTCAACAAACAAAAACAGTTGTTCCGCTTCGTATGGTGGCAAATTTAAAATCTACGTGGAATCAAGGACAGATTGCACATCGCAATGGGATGAAAACGCTTACTGTTAGAGTGGATATCAATAAAGATAAGGTTCCTGAAGATATATTGAAACAAATCCAAACTAGAATGAAAAATCTAGTGACGCCAAATGATGTTACTATTGGTTATGGCGGAGAACATGAGTTACAAGAAGAAAATATGGGGCCAATGGGCTTGTCTTTATTGATGAGTATCATTATTATTACGTTGATTCTTATTTGGCATTTTAAAAGTGTAAAGCATGCTATGTTAAGTATTACAACCATGCCATTAGCATTATTTGGAGCAAGTGGAGGACTATTGTTGATGGGATATCCTTTTGGATTTACTTCTTTTATTGGTCTATTAGCATTATGTGGTATCGTAGTTAGAAATGGCATTATACTCATAGATTTTGCAGATGAAATGCGATTTGTAGAAGGTATGTCGGTAAAGCAAGCTGCGATTCATTCTGCAGAAAGACGTATGCGTCCAATCTTTTTGACTTCTTCTGCGGCGGCGGTTGGCGTTATTCCGATGATAATTAGTCGCTCTACGCTTTGGGGACCATTAGGGACGGTAATTTGTTTTGGATTAATAGGTGCGATGATCTTCACACTATTTGTATTGCCGGTGCTTTATTGGTTATTTTTTAGAAAAGAAGAAGCGCAAAATGATGAAGCAAATTCTAATGCGGTATTGGTTTCAGAATAA
- a CDS encoding efflux RND transporter periplasmic adaptor subunit, protein MSNISRCIYSFIASSVLLFSACKSKEDKTPTLAQTPINVNVMTIGNSFSSDSSGTQYSSTVDANKTINLSFQVSGTVLRIPVEVGQYVQKGQFLAEVDPTAYRSQYEAQMAQVRLAKENYDRVLTVFNKGSIAEIKMLNAKSEYEQAKNSANATYQNIVHTKLFAPQSGYIGDKQIEVGATAGPGVPIVSLFDLGKVSIHVPVPEAEVNNYKNGDKATVTIGALQNKTFDGVVSKIAVVSSQSAPVYTVQVDVVNSSKELKPGMSCNVTFHTIKRNASASNTKVTIPQEALQIDESGKDFVYVTNSDQKNAVRKYVTIGELTSNGITILSGLNDGDNVIISGFHKITDSSKINVVH, encoded by the coding sequence ATGAGTAATATTTCTAGATGTATTTACAGTTTTATAGCATCCAGCGTATTGTTATTTTCTGCTTGTAAAAGCAAAGAAGATAAGACGCCCACTTTGGCGCAGACGCCTATTAATGTCAATGTTATGACTATTGGCAATTCATTTTCCAGTGATAGTTCGGGGACGCAATATAGCAGTACCGTCGATGCGAATAAAACGATTAATTTGAGTTTTCAAGTATCGGGAACTGTATTGCGTATTCCAGTTGAGGTGGGGCAATATGTGCAAAAAGGACAGTTTTTAGCAGAAGTGGATCCCACCGCCTATCGTAGTCAGTATGAGGCGCAGATGGCGCAAGTGCGACTAGCAAAAGAAAACTATGATAGAGTTTTAACTGTATTTAATAAAGGAAGTATTGCTGAAATAAAAATGTTGAATGCAAAATCAGAATACGAACAAGCGAAAAATTCCGCAAATGCAACCTATCAAAATATAGTTCATACTAAATTATTTGCACCACAAAGCGGATATATCGGAGATAAGCAAATAGAAGTAGGTGCGACAGCAGGACCGGGTGTGCCTATAGTCAGTTTGTTTGATTTGGGAAAAGTGAGCATTCATGTTCCTGTTCCTGAAGCAGAAGTGAATAATTATAAAAATGGAGACAAGGCAACTGTCACTATTGGAGCACTTCAAAATAAAACTTTTGATGGAGTAGTTTCCAAAATTGCGGTAGTAAGTTCGCAATCGGCTCCTGTATATACTGTACAAGTGGATGTTGTCAATAGCTCGAAAGAACTAAAGCCTGGTATGAGTTGTAATGTGACTTTTCATACTATAAAAAGAAATGCGTCCGCTAGCAATACAAAAGTTACGATTCCTCAAGAAGCATTACAAATAGACGAATCAGGAAAAGATTTTGTTTATGTAACCAATTCAGATCAAAAAAATGCTGTTCGAAAATATGTAACTATAGGAGAACTTACCTCAAATGGGATTACGATTTTATCTGGGTTAAATGATGGTGATAATGTGATTATTTCGGGCTTTCATAAAATCACAGACAGTTCAAAGATTAATGTAGTACACTAA
- a CDS encoding TetR/AcrR family transcriptional regulator: MEISVNTEMRDKIILACKKVFEKKHFSDISMDDFAKATKMGRSSLYYYFKNKFEVFKAIALIECMDVMKHAFEKTSAKNTLSENFIIFYSNKIKALTKLTTNRYPYILEDVQTIPELFRGLMDETMACEKKTILRFLDWAISSKEIAHVQLDDLEFLSYVIVNTFKAIEFEIFLYGKTEFYENRIEWTSKILTKGLT; encoded by the coding sequence ATGGAAATATCTGTAAATACAGAAATGAGGGATAAAATTATCCTTGCATGTAAGAAAGTGTTTGAGAAAAAACACTTTTCAGATATTTCTATGGATGATTTTGCCAAAGCTACAAAGATGGGCAGAAGTTCGCTTTACTATTATTTTAAAAATAAATTTGAAGTATTCAAAGCGATTGCATTAATTGAGTGTATGGATGTAATGAAACATGCATTTGAAAAAACGTCTGCAAAAAATACTTTATCTGAAAATTTTATCATATTTTACAGTAACAAAATTAAGGCGTTAACTAAGTTGACAACCAATAGGTATCCTTATATTTTGGAAGACGTACAGACAATACCAGAATTATTTAGAGGCTTAATGGATGAGACAATGGCTTGCGAGAAGAAAACCATTTTGAGATTTTTAGATTGGGCAATTAGTTCCAAAGAAATTGCACATGTACAATTAGACGATTTAGAATTTTTAAGTTACGTGATTGTAAATACGTTCAAAGCTATAGAGTTTGAAATTTTTCTATATGGAAAAACTGAATTTTATGAAAATAGAATTGAGTGGACTTCCAAAATTTTAACCAAAGGATTAACCTAA